In one window of Bradyrhizobium sp. AZCC 1721 DNA:
- a CDS encoding SDR family NAD(P)-dependent oxidoreductase — protein sequence MCPPGTAPYNASKFGVIALSETLAAELAGTAIGVSVPCTSFVRTRIATSARNRPPRFGGPLNQPSTAPMHNGQHSWTRDGSRKRLRAA from the coding sequence TTGTGTCCTCCGGGAACTGCACCATACAATGCATCAAAATTCGGGGTCATAGCTCTCTCCGAAACGCTTGCTGCCGAATTGGCCGGCACCGCGATCGGCGTCAGCGTCCCATGTACGTCATTTGTCCGTACGCGGATTGCTACGTCTGCCCGCAACCGCCCACCGCGCTTCGGTGGCCCGCTTAATCAACCTTCAACCGCGCCAATGCACAACGGGCAGCACTCGTGGACACGGGATGGGAGCCGCAAACGGTTGCGCGCAGCGTGA
- a CDS encoding ABC transporter permease yields MGAFVAGPRAADRPWIGGLMAATAWLAVAVLTALWSDQPGTDWAYTGDLAAGFGALAAALAVVSFADVRFAGFRPARRLVPWALVLALFLGAWEAVTAKLGLLPMPFFPPPQAILEVVIEDWARLGEGILASLHLLAGGYFLGAAIGFAVGVGMGWSPAVGYWIHPILRLIGPLPATAWLPIAFFAFPSSHSASTFLIALATGFPVTVLTWSGVASVSSAYYDIARTLGASQRFLVLKVAIPAAMPHVFVGLFMGLGNSVAVLVVAEMLGVKAGLGWYLQWAQGWAAYANMYAALLIMALIFSGLITLLFRLRDRLLAWQKGLVRW; encoded by the coding sequence ATGGGGGCTTTCGTTGCGGGTCCGCGTGCAGCAGATAGACCATGGATTGGTGGATTAATGGCGGCGACGGCATGGCTCGCAGTCGCCGTGCTCACAGCGTTGTGGTCCGACCAGCCTGGGACCGATTGGGCCTACACCGGCGACCTCGCTGCTGGCTTCGGCGCCCTCGCGGCCGCGCTGGCAGTCGTTTCCTTTGCCGACGTTCGATTTGCCGGCTTCCGGCCCGCAAGACGGCTTGTACCTTGGGCGCTCGTGCTCGCACTGTTTCTCGGCGCTTGGGAAGCGGTGACGGCAAAACTCGGCCTCCTTCCGATGCCGTTTTTTCCTCCGCCACAGGCTATCCTGGAAGTCGTTATCGAGGATTGGGCTCGCCTCGGCGAAGGCATCCTCGCCTCGTTACACCTGCTGGCTGGCGGCTATTTTCTTGGTGCTGCGATTGGCTTCGCTGTCGGCGTGGGGATGGGGTGGTCGCCCGCCGTCGGTTATTGGATCCACCCGATCTTGCGACTTATCGGTCCGCTCCCGGCGACCGCGTGGCTGCCGATCGCGTTCTTCGCCTTCCCTTCGAGCCACAGCGCCAGCACGTTTCTGATTGCGCTCGCCACCGGGTTCCCGGTCACTGTTCTCACTTGGTCAGGCGTCGCCAGCGTGAGTAGCGCCTATTACGACATCGCGCGTACCCTCGGTGCAAGCCAACGCTTTCTCGTTCTCAAAGTCGCCATTCCGGCGGCGATGCCGCATGTGTTTGTCGGACTTTTCATGGGTCTCGGCAACTCGGTCGCTGTCCTGGTGGTGGCCGAGATGCTCGGTGTGAAGGCCGGCCTCGGTTGGTACCTGCAATGGGCCCAGGGGTGGGCCGCCTACGCCAACATGTACGCGGCGCTGCTGATCATGGCATTGATATTCTCGGGTTTGATCACCCTACTGTTCCGCCTGCGCGACCGGCTGTTGGCTTGGCAGAAAGGGCTTGTGCGATGGTAG
- a CDS encoding helix-turn-helix transcriptional regulator: protein MAVSTKALLETVDQIYQAGCDPARWPEVVASCQSLFPGTAFSLFICMDGVGHLPPTTTAGWDPESIRQYLAHFYKLNPYNDLLRCVAPGQVARASQMFGRQWLDRQPFYHEWLKPAGDYTHGANLTFKRSPGSLTRLSCDIPERLSHLEAPAAQFLHSVGRHFARALEVTSRLRAARATETGLQGLLDRISGAAFLVRPPRKVVAASQRAVVLLEQHRLVRISPASELTFIAHQADEAFRRALQSTFVTAKAPPPATFMVTNGGSGRCPVLVLPFTISRPLATLGADPGLALVLISDGRRAPTLPSEMLKSLYGLSNAEANVVLRIAEGDGVQRAADRLGVCHATARNQLAAAMTKLSVHRQAELVGVVAALTPRLRLGPDE from the coding sequence ATGGCTGTTTCCACCAAAGCTCTGCTCGAGACAGTTGATCAGATCTACCAGGCTGGCTGCGATCCTGCACGCTGGCCGGAGGTGGTGGCGAGCTGCCAGAGCCTGTTTCCAGGGACGGCCTTCAGTCTGTTCATCTGCATGGACGGCGTTGGCCATCTTCCGCCGACAACCACAGCCGGTTGGGACCCGGAATCGATCAGGCAGTACCTCGCGCATTTTTATAAGCTGAATCCATACAACGATCTGTTGCGGTGCGTTGCGCCGGGACAGGTGGCGCGCGCGTCCCAGATGTTCGGCCGGCAATGGCTTGACCGGCAGCCCTTCTATCACGAATGGCTGAAACCCGCCGGCGACTATACACACGGCGCCAACTTGACGTTCAAGCGATCGCCCGGCTCCCTGACGCGGCTCAGCTGCGATATCCCGGAGCGCCTGTCGCATCTCGAAGCGCCCGCCGCGCAATTCCTGCACAGCGTCGGCCGGCACTTTGCGCGGGCGCTCGAAGTGACCTCCCGCCTGCGCGCGGCGCGGGCTACCGAGACGGGATTGCAGGGGCTGCTCGATCGAATCTCCGGGGCCGCATTCCTGGTGCGTCCGCCACGCAAGGTGGTGGCCGCCAGTCAGCGCGCCGTCGTTTTGCTGGAACAACATCGGCTCGTCCGCATCTCGCCGGCATCTGAGCTAACGTTCATCGCGCATCAGGCCGACGAAGCATTTCGTCGCGCGCTCCAAAGTACTTTCGTGACGGCGAAGGCGCCGCCTCCGGCGACCTTCATGGTGACGAATGGGGGCAGCGGGCGCTGCCCGGTTCTCGTGTTGCCGTTCACGATCTCAAGGCCGCTCGCGACTCTAGGCGCGGATCCCGGGCTTGCCCTCGTGTTGATCAGCGACGGGCGACGCGCACCAACGCTGCCGAGCGAGATGCTCAAGAGCCTCTATGGCCTGTCAAATGCCGAGGCGAATGTCGTTCTGCGCATCGCCGAGGGCGACGGCGTGCAGAGAGCTGCCGATCGGCTTGGCGTTTGTCACGCCACCGCGCGCAACCAGTTGGCGGCCGCCATGACCAAGCTCAGCGTGCATCGGCAAGCGGAGCTGGTTGGCGTCGTGGCGGCGCTGACGCCGCGTCTGCGCCTCGGCCCGGACGAGTGA
- a CDS encoding adenylate/guanylate cyclase domain-containing protein — MPHPTSVAEWLTTVGMPEYAVRFAENDIDLSVLVHLTDQDLKELGVSLGHRRKLLAGIAELPGAIRAGSPCAPFGPMRHDDAERRQISIMFCDLVGSTTLSTRLDLEDLRAVIGTYHRCCAELIGRHGGFIAKYLGDGVLAYFGYPHASEHDAERAVRAGLSLIEAVPNLQTAAGVPLSVRIGIATGLVVVGDLIGTGAALEQAVVGETPNLAARLQALAEPGTVVIASTTRDLIGGLFEYRDLGAVPLKGFDQNVQAWQVVAGEAADSRFEALRAVGTPLIGREDEIELLARRWEQAKAVEGRAVLLSGDPGVGKSRITQALLERLAHEPNARLRYFCSPHHQDSALYPIITQLKRAAGIRRNDTDEQRLAKLEAVLARATLDLGESVPLFAELLSVPIGDRYPPLELTPLSRKEKTLHAQLALTAGLAAQQPVLMVFEDVHWSDPTTRDLLEILVDRISGLRVLLIATFRPEFALPWGNRRHVDLLSLGRLPPEQCAKMIGHLTGGKALPKEIADQILDRTDGVPLFVEELTKTVLESGLVREAGKAYLATGLVGSTAIPTTLHASLLARLDRLAPTRDLAQIGAALGRNFSYDLISAVAQLAKRQLDESLMQLERAELIFRRGTPPEAEYTFKHALVQDAAYSTMLREKRQQLHERIAAVLELDFPEIRRTQPETLARHCAEAGLTEKAVELYISASQCATAASNNIEAAAHLKRALALVKTLPPLAQRTIELRNRIMLGGWWWWSA, encoded by the coding sequence ATGCCCCACCCAACGTCGGTTGCAGAGTGGTTGACGACCGTCGGAATGCCTGAGTACGCGGTCCGTTTTGCCGAGAACGATATCGACCTCTCCGTCTTGGTCCATTTGACCGATCAGGATTTGAAGGAGCTCGGTGTCTCGCTCGGTCATCGCCGAAAGCTGCTGGCGGGGATTGCCGAACTGCCAGGTGCCATTCGCGCCGGATCCCCTTGCGCGCCGTTCGGGCCGATGCGGCATGACGATGCCGAGCGCCGCCAGATTTCCATCATGTTCTGCGACCTGGTCGGGTCCACCACGCTGTCGACGCGACTCGATCTCGAGGACCTGCGCGCGGTCATCGGGACGTATCACCGATGTTGCGCGGAGTTGATCGGACGACACGGCGGTTTCATCGCGAAGTACCTGGGGGACGGTGTACTCGCTTATTTCGGCTATCCGCACGCGAGCGAACACGACGCCGAGCGCGCCGTCCGAGCGGGCCTCTCACTCATAGAGGCCGTGCCGAACCTTCAGACCGCCGCCGGCGTGCCGTTGAGCGTAAGGATCGGGATCGCGACCGGGTTGGTCGTGGTCGGCGACCTCATTGGGACGGGCGCGGCTCTAGAGCAAGCGGTCGTCGGCGAGACCCCGAACCTCGCGGCCCGGCTCCAGGCGTTGGCGGAGCCGGGCACCGTCGTCATCGCGTCGACTACCCGCGATCTGATAGGTGGCCTCTTCGAGTACCGCGATCTCGGCGCCGTTCCGCTGAAGGGCTTCGACCAGAACGTCCAGGCCTGGCAAGTCGTGGCGGGCGAGGCGGCGGACAGCCGGTTCGAGGCGCTGCGCGCCGTCGGCACGCCGCTCATCGGTCGCGAGGACGAGATCGAGCTTCTCGCGCGGCGTTGGGAGCAGGCAAAGGCGGTAGAAGGTCGCGCAGTCCTGTTGTCGGGAGACCCGGGCGTCGGCAAGTCGCGGATCACCCAAGCCCTGCTGGAACGATTGGCTCACGAGCCGAACGCGCGCCTACGATATTTCTGCTCACCCCACCATCAGGACAGCGCACTATACCCGATTATCACGCAGTTGAAGCGCGCAGCGGGCATTCGCCGAAACGACACCGATGAGCAGCGCCTCGCCAAGCTCGAAGCAGTGCTCGCGCGCGCAACCCTCGATTTGGGTGAGTCCGTGCCTCTATTCGCCGAATTGCTGAGCGTACCGATCGGCGACCGCTATCCACCCCTCGAACTGACGCCACTGTCGCGCAAGGAGAAGACGCTTCACGCGCAGCTTGCCCTGACAGCGGGATTGGCCGCGCAGCAGCCGGTGCTGATGGTCTTCGAGGACGTGCACTGGAGCGATCCGACCACGCGAGACTTGCTGGAAATCCTCGTCGACCGGATATCGGGCTTGCGGGTACTCTTGATCGCCACCTTCCGACCGGAGTTTGCCCTACCGTGGGGCAATCGTCGGCACGTGGATCTGCTGAGCCTTGGCCGGCTGCCGCCCGAGCAATGTGCAAAGATGATCGGTCATCTGACGGGCGGCAAGGCGCTGCCGAAGGAGATCGCCGATCAGATTCTGGATCGTACCGATGGAGTTCCGCTGTTCGTCGAGGAGTTGACCAAAACGGTCCTGGAGAGCGGCCTGGTCAGGGAAGCCGGGAAGGCCTACCTCGCGACCGGTCTCGTCGGCTCGACGGCGATCCCGACGACGTTGCACGCGTCCTTGCTCGCCCGTCTCGACCGGCTGGCGCCGACGCGCGACTTGGCGCAAATCGGCGCCGCACTCGGCCGCAATTTCTCGTACGACCTCATCAGTGCCGTCGCGCAGCTTGCGAAGCGGCAACTGGACGAGTCGCTGATGCAGCTTGAGCGCGCCGAATTGATCTTCCGGCGGGGAACGCCGCCGGAAGCGGAATACACCTTCAAGCACGCGCTGGTGCAGGATGCCGCCTACAGCACGATGCTCCGAGAGAAACGGCAGCAGTTGCATGAGCGCATCGCCGCGGTCCTCGAGCTCGACTTCCCCGAGATACGAAGGACCCAGCCCGAAACCCTCGCCCGCCACTGCGCCGAAGCGGGTCTGACGGAAAAGGCAGTGGAGCTGTACATTTCGGCGTCGCAATGCGCGACCGCCGCGTCGAACAATATAGAGGCGGCGGCGCATCTCAAAAGGGCCCTCGCCCTAGTCAAGACGCTTCCGCCTCTGGCCCAGCGCACGATCGAACTGCGAAACCGGATCATGCTGGGTGGATGGTGGTGGTGGTCAGCCTGA
- a CDS encoding SDR family NAD(P)-dependent oxidoreductase, which yields MIGDLEGKVAFVTGGASGIGLALARVFAEAKLKVMLADIEEDALYAALENLKASGVEARGVVCDVSDRSSVQRAAGETFAVFGNVHVVCNNAGVGVGGPIESIAPADWDWMIGVNLIGAIYGVQAFLPHIKAHGEGGHIVNTASMAGLIGPPGIAPYNASKSAVISLTETLAAELAGTEIGVSVLCTAFVRTRIATSARNRPPRFGARLDEPANPQMAALVDAGLDPTIVARRVLAAIRENDLYILTHPELRSAIAGRFDQILAAFDKSSIQV from the coding sequence ATGATCGGAGATCTTGAAGGAAAGGTAGCCTTCGTGACCGGCGGGGCCAGTGGCATTGGCCTCGCCTTAGCGCGTGTCTTTGCCGAAGCAAAGCTAAAGGTAATGCTCGCTGATATTGAAGAAGACGCCCTGTATGCCGCGCTGGAGAACCTAAAGGCTTCCGGTGTTGAGGCACGCGGAGTCGTATGCGACGTGTCAGATCGCTCATCGGTGCAGCGCGCCGCAGGCGAAACGTTCGCAGTCTTCGGCAACGTTCATGTCGTATGCAACAATGCGGGTGTCGGCGTAGGGGGACCCATCGAGTCGATAGCCCCGGCGGACTGGGATTGGATGATCGGCGTCAATCTGATCGGTGCAATCTACGGCGTTCAGGCGTTCCTACCACATATCAAGGCGCATGGAGAGGGCGGCCATATCGTTAATACCGCGTCCATGGCAGGTCTAATTGGTCCGCCCGGAATAGCACCGTACAATGCCTCAAAGTCCGCGGTGATCAGCCTGACCGAGACGCTCGCTGCCGAGTTGGCCGGCACTGAAATCGGGGTGAGCGTGCTGTGTACGGCGTTCGTGCGTACGCGAATCGCGACGAGCGCTCGAAACCGCCCGCCACGCTTCGGCGCTCGCCTCGACGAGCCAGCCAACCCGCAAATGGCCGCCCTGGTCGACGCCGGGTTGGATCCAACAATTGTGGCCCGCCGCGTTTTAGCGGCAATCCGAGAAAATGATCTCTACATCCTTACGCATCCGGAGTTGCGCAGCGCAATTGCGGGACGTTTCGACCAGATACTTGCTGCTTTCGACAAATCCTCAATCCAAGTGTGA
- a CDS encoding ABC transporter ATP-binding protein produces MVAPLAFSEKVRSTDHRQVRGATLSICEVSHCFELEGQPLPVLERISLRVGSGEFVAILGPSGCGKSTLLRLVAGLDFPTVGRVFMDGEAIEGPDPARIVVFQDPTLYPWRTVWSNVAVGLEARGLLRSHRERVNDALRLVGLTGFANAYPRQLSGGMSQRAALARALVNDPKLLILDEPLGQLDSLTRIAMQGELVSLWQQAGFTALLVTHDVEEAVFLASRVIVLSERPACIRAEVVNTRPYPRHRGDPHLAELRREVFVHLGLAGYW; encoded by the coding sequence ATGGTAGCCCCTCTCGCCTTTTCCGAAAAAGTGCGCTCAACCGATCATCGTCAGGTCCGCGGGGCAACCCTTTCGATTTGCGAGGTGAGCCATTGTTTCGAGCTGGAAGGGCAGCCGCTGCCGGTGCTCGAGCGCATCAGCCTGCGCGTCGGCTCTGGAGAGTTCGTTGCGATTTTGGGGCCGAGCGGCTGCGGTAAATCAACTTTGTTGCGGCTGGTTGCCGGACTTGACTTTCCCACAGTCGGCCGCGTGTTCATGGACGGCGAGGCGATTGAAGGGCCGGATCCGGCACGCATCGTCGTTTTCCAGGATCCAACGCTTTATCCGTGGAGGACGGTATGGAGCAACGTTGCGGTAGGGCTGGAAGCGCGCGGACTGCTTCGGAGCCATCGCGAACGCGTCAATGATGCCTTGCGCCTGGTCGGCCTGACTGGTTTCGCCAACGCTTATCCACGCCAGCTTTCCGGGGGCATGTCGCAACGTGCGGCTCTAGCGCGGGCGCTGGTTAACGATCCGAAGCTTCTTATCCTCGACGAGCCCTTGGGCCAGCTCGACTCGCTGACACGGATCGCCATGCAGGGCGAACTCGTGTCGCTCTGGCAGCAGGCGGGCTTCACCGCGCTTCTGGTTACCCATGACGTGGAAGAGGCCGTGTTCCTCGCCAGCCGAGTTATCGTGCTGAGCGAGCGCCCCGCGTGCATCAGGGCCGAGGTCGTGAATACCCGACCGTATCCGCGACATCGCGGCGATCCACATTTGGCCGAGCTTCGGCGCGAGGTCTTCGTGCATCTTGGCCTTGCCGGATATTGGTGA
- a CDS encoding YybH family protein yields the protein MDISQAFADLNSRFVETVNAHDAHRWAALFSDDAVLVPAGQQSVSGRDGIEQWGEVATKVWNHLEIQQGRCSADGNVVWEQGTWTGNINLPDKQTADISGNFLLVAEKDGPALRIKAHTWSVNPTTQ from the coding sequence ATGGATATTTCGCAGGCGTTTGCTGACTTGAACTCTAGGTTCGTCGAGACGGTCAATGCTCACGACGCGCACCGTTGGGCGGCTTTGTTTTCTGACGACGCCGTTCTCGTGCCGGCCGGACAGCAGAGTGTCAGCGGCCGGGATGGGATTGAACAATGGGGCGAAGTTGCAACCAAGGTCTGGAATCATCTGGAGATCCAGCAGGGGCGCTGCTCGGCTGATGGAAATGTCGTGTGGGAGCAAGGTACCTGGACTGGAAATATCAACCTGCCCGACAAGCAGACAGCGGACATCAGCGGAAACTTCTTGCTCGTAGCGGAGAAGGACGGGCCCGCTTTGCGTATCAAGGCGCATACGTGGAGCGTCAACCCGACGACGCAGTGA
- a CDS encoding methyltransferase domain-containing protein, protein MTDLLMHIEAQPPEVLDAIARSMNVRAAEPAIQSICARYMGEIVIRGANALEVGCGNGAATKLIMQHVKPARLMGVDPCSLFVNMAREAFKGDPQVSFALGDAASTGQPDASFDLVIAHTVYSHLADPKSALTEAWRVLKPGGQLVIFDGDFATLTVALFDDDPMQSAVGAVLRNLVHAPYIMRQLPALASAAGFRVESLQPHGYVQTTSPDYLLTLVSRGTTAACRAGEIGQVLVEGFEREAERRVASGTFYGAMLFLSLTARKTDDAG, encoded by the coding sequence TTGACTGATCTGCTCATGCACATTGAAGCGCAGCCGCCTGAGGTGCTTGACGCAATCGCGAGGTCGATGAACGTCCGGGCGGCCGAGCCGGCCATCCAGTCGATCTGCGCGCGCTATATGGGGGAGATTGTTATCCGGGGCGCCAACGCGCTCGAGGTTGGTTGCGGTAATGGCGCTGCGACGAAGCTCATCATGCAGCACGTGAAGCCGGCTAGGCTGATGGGAGTCGACCCGTGTTCTTTGTTCGTCAACATGGCACGCGAGGCGTTCAAGGGCGACCCGCAGGTATCCTTCGCACTTGGCGACGCGGCGTCGACTGGGCAGCCGGATGCTTCGTTTGATCTTGTTATCGCGCACACCGTCTATTCCCATTTGGCTGACCCGAAGAGCGCGTTGACTGAAGCCTGGCGGGTTCTTAAGCCAGGCGGACAGCTCGTTATTTTCGACGGCGACTTCGCAACCCTTACCGTGGCACTGTTTGACGACGATCCGATGCAGTCTGCTGTAGGTGCGGTGCTGCGAAATTTGGTGCACGCACCCTACATCATGCGACAGCTTCCCGCTCTCGCCAGCGCAGCGGGATTTCGTGTGGAGTCGCTTCAGCCGCACGGTTACGTGCAGACGACGAGTCCTGACTACCTGTTGACTCTAGTCTCGCGCGGCACCACGGCTGCTTGCCGGGCCGGCGAGATCGGACAGGTGCTGGTCGAAGGCTTCGAGCGGGAGGCGGAGCGGCGCGTTGCAAGCGGCACATTCTACGGAGCGATGCTGTTCCTAAGCCTCACCGCGCGCAAAACCGACGATGCGGGATGA